From Malaciobacter mytili LMG 24559:
CAAGAGTTAAATCAAAATCTTGAACAAAGAATTAAAGAAGAAGTTGAAAAAAGTCGTCAAAAAGATAAAATACACCAAGAAGAACAAATAAAAAGTATTAAACTTTCTTCAATAGGTTCACTAGCAGCTGGTATTACACATGAAATTAATACTCCATTAACTTATATTAAAGGTAATTTTGAAATGATGGGGTATGATATTGAGGATTTACCTAATAGTGAAATTAAAACTAGAATGAAAGAAGACTCTCAAAAAATTAATGAAGGACTAAATAGAATAGCAAATATTATTGAATCAATGAGAGAAATTTCTCAAAGCTCTTCTGAAATAAAAGAAGAAGTAAATATTTATTCTACTTTAATTACTTCTTTAACAATGGCTTATAACAGGTCAAAACAAATATGTAAAATATATTTAAATAATAAATTATTTACTATTGATAATATAAATAAAGATGAATATACTTTTTTATCAAAAGTTCAAAAACAAAGAGTAGAGCAAGTTTGGATTGTAATAATTAATAATGCTTTAGATGAATTATCAAAAATTGAAGATTATGAAAAAAGAGTTTTAAATATTAATATACAAGAAGATAATAAAAATATAATTGTTTATTTTGAAGATAATGCAGGAGGAATTAATGAAGAGATACTTGATACTATTTTTGAACCTTTTGTCTCTTCTAAAACTCATGGTGGTATGGGAGTAGGGCTTAATATTTCTAAAAAAATTATAGAACAACAAAATGGAGAGATAATTGCTTACAATAAAAATAATGGTGCTGTTTTTGAAGTAAGATTAAAAAAGCTTAGTTAGTAACAAAAGTTACTAACTAAGTAGATGAATAAAGTGCATATGTTTTTGGTAGTGATCAACTATATCATTTCTAACACCTTCTTTTGACCAACCCATAATATCATAATCTTGCCCACCTTCTATTAGGTGAACTTCTGCACAATAGTATAACTCTTCTTCTTGTTTTAAAGAGTTTTCTTTTTCATCTTGAGCAAAATTTGGTTTTGTTCTTTCAACTAATCTTACTTCATAAATAAAGTTTTTATTTTCTCCAAAATTTCCCTCTTCTCCTATATTTACAATTAAAGTGATTTTTTCATTTTTATCATCTTCTTTTATTGTGGCATCTAAATCATGTTTTCTTAACTGTGTCTCAATATCAATAAATGCAGGTTTTGCAATAGTTTGTATAAACTTTTTTACATTTGTTTTTGATGGATATTTTATTATATTACTTAATCTAGTATCCCAATTATCCTTAGTTTGACTAGGGGTAAATGGAGTAACATTGTATTGTAAGCTCTCTTTTTTAGCTATATCAACCCTTAATGCTTTTATAAGACCATATGTGGCTACTAATAAAATAATAGAAAAAGGTAAAGCACTTGCTATTGTCATTGTTTGTAAGGCTGCTAAGCCTCCAGCTATTATTAAAATAGAAGCTATAACTCCCTCTCCAACAGCCCAATATACCCTTTGCCAAATAGGAGTATTATTATTTCCATTTGAACAAAGCATATCTATTACCATAGAACCAGAATCAGCTGAAGTTACAAAAAATATAATTACCATTATAGTTGCAAAAAATGAAGTTATACCACTAAAACTAAAATTTTCTAAAAATGCAAAAAGTGCAATTGTTACATCATTTGATACGGTACTTCCTAAAGCTGTAATACCTTCATTTAAAATTAAATTAATAGCAGAATTTCCAAAAAAAGTCATCCACATTAAAGTAAATCCTGTTGGGACTAATAAAACACCTAATGTAAACTCTCTAATTGTTCTACCTCTTGAGATTCTTGCAATGAAAAGCCCCACAAAAGGTGACCATGAAATCCACCATGCCCAATATAAAATTGTCCAACCCCCAATCCAATCAGTTTTTTCATAAGCATATAAATTAAAAGTACTATTTAGTAAGTTTGAAGCATAAGCTCCTATATTTTGAACATATGCTTTAAGTAAAAAAATAGTAGGACCTACAAGTAAGATAAATACAAGTAAAATTACTGCTAATAAGATATTTAGCTCAGATAACTTTTTTATTCCTTTATCAAGTCCTGTTGTTACTGAAATAGTCGCAAGTGCTGTTATACCTATGATTAATACCACTTGTGAAGTTGTATTAACAGGAATATCCCAAAGATAATTAAGTCCTGTATTTACTTGTAAAACTCCATATCCAAGTGAAGTTGCTACTCCAAAAAGTGTTCCAATTACTGCAAAAATATCAACAGTATGTCCTATTGGGCCATATATTTTATCTCCAATTATGGGATATAAAGCAGACCTTAGAGTAAGAGGAAGATTGTGTCTATAACTAAAAAAAGCTAAGATTATAGCTACTATTGCATAAATAGCCCAAGCATGTAATCCCCAGTGAAAGAAAGTGATTTTCATAGCTTCTCTTGCTGCTTCAACTGTTTTTCCATCACCAACTGGAGGATTTAAAAAGTGCATAACAGGTTCAGCCACCCCAAAAAACATAAGACCAATTCCCATTCCAGCAGAAAAAAGCATAGCAAACCAAGATAGATATGAATAATCAGCAGTTGAATGATCAGGGCCTAATTTTATATCCCCATATTTTGAAAAGGCTAAATAAGCAACAGTAATTAAAATAATAGCAACAGTTAAAACATAAAACCAACTTCCATTTTCTACAATAATATTTTGTAGTTTTTGAAAAAAATCATTGGCATTACTTGGAAATATTGAAGCAAAAAGTGCCAATGCCAAAATAAGTCCAGATGAAATAAAAAATACATTTTTATTTAATTTTTTTTCCATTAATCTCCTTTATTTATACAATTGATAAATTTAATACAAATAAAAGACTTACAAATTGTATAATTGCTTTCTATTCTAACATTTAAAACTTAGAGCTTTATTAACACTATTTAAATTAAACCTTGTCTAATTGGTAATAAATCAAGATTTAAATACAATTTGAAAAAAATTAAAAAGAAGAATTTTATAAATGAGAATAGCTTTTATTGGAGATATAGTAGGAAGACCTGGACGAAAAATAATAAAAGAGAATCTTCAAAAAATTAAAAATGAATTTTCTATTGATTTTATTATTGCAAATGCTGAAAATGCTTCCCATGGATTTGGATTAACTATAAAAAATTGTGATGAATTATTAAAATGTGGAGTTAATATAATAACAGGAGGGAATCACTCTTTTGATAAAAGAGCTGATATGATGACACTTCTTGAAACTAAACCAGTTCTAAGACCTGATAATTACCCTAAAGGTTTAATAGGAAGTGGAGTAAGAGTTGCTGAGGTAAATGGTGAAAAATTAGCAGTAATAAATCTAATGGGACAGTTTGCAATGCCAACTGTTGAAAATCCTTTTAATTGGGCAACTCAATTAATAGACTCACTGCATAATGAAGGTATAAAAAATATTTTTATTGATTTTCATGCAGAAGCTACAAGTGAAAAAAGAGTTCTTTTTATGATGCTAAAAAATAAAGTAAGTGCTATTTGTGGTACACATACTCATGTGGGAACAGATGATTTACAAATTAGTGATAACACAGCATATTTAACAGATATTGGATTAACAGGTTGTAGGGATAATGTAATAGGAATGGATAAAAAAATACCTATTTTAAAAGCTACAACAGGACTTGGAGGACATTTTGAAATACCTTCAACTTGTAAAACAATTTTGCAAATAATGGTTGTGGATATACAAGAAGGTAAAGCAATTAATGCTTTTAAGATTAAAAAATTATGTAATAAGCAAGAATTGATTCTTACAAATGCAATCATTGACTAACTCTTATGAACTTTTAGTTTTTCTAAAAGAGCAAAATTTACTAGAAAACTCTCCTAAATTTTGGTGGCCTAGTAGTGATGATTTTGAAATTTTAGTAGGAGCTATATTAACTCAAAATACAAAATGGATAAATGTAGAAAAATCTTTACAAAACCTAAAAAAATTAGAACTTCTATCTTTAGAAACTTTAGCAAATGCAGATATTAATCTTCTTATAAATGCAATTGCCCCAAGTGGTTTTAAAAATCAAAAAGCAAGTAGATTAAAGCTTTTATGTAAAAATATAATAAAGACTTTTGAAACTTTTGAAACTTTTCAAAAAAGTGTTACTTCTTCTTGGTTATTAAAACAAAAAGGAATTGGATTAGAGACAAAAGATGCAATTTTATGTTATTGTTGCCATCAAGAGTATATGGTTGTGGACAAATATACAGCAAAGTTATTGTTAAGATTTGGGTATGAATTTGATACATATGAGGATATACAGACATGGTTGGTATATGGAATTAATGAAAATTACGATAAAATAGTCAAGCTTTATGGCTATGAAATATCTCTAAATGAGATTTATTGTAAATTTCATGGCAAAATTGTTGAATTTATGAAACGAAATCCAAAGGATTAATTGATGATTATAATTCCACAGACAAAGGGTGGTGTAGGAAAATCAACTGTTGCTATGCAAGTTATTGCACCATATCTTTATAAAAAACATGGTAAGAAAATTACTTATATAGAAATAGATGATGAAAACAATGATAGTAAGTCTTTTACAAGAACTGAAATTGTTGATAAAAGAATGTTAGGAACAAATAAACTAACTGAATTAGATGAACTAATTTTAATGGATGATAATCATGAGATTATTGTTGATGTTGGTGGAAATAAGACATCATCTTTAGTATTAGAAGAGATTAAAAAAGTTGGTTCTTTTGGAAATGTAAAATGGATTATTCCCTTAGGTGATGGTGAGCTAGATGGGAAAAATGCAATTGCAACTATGAAAAAAATTAAAAAAATTGAAAGCAATCCAGAAGAAAATATGATATTTGCACTAAATAGAGCAGTATCTATGGAACCTGATTATATTGAAGAACAATATATTAATTTTTTTGGACATAAATATTTAGATAGTAACTCAGTATTATGTGATTTTGTAAAAAATCCAAAATATTTCCCTGTTAAAAATGATAAGATAATTACTATGAGTAGGTATCTTGGAAGTACAGTATGGGAAATGGCTTATAACAATACAGATTTTGCTGCTAAAGCTATAAAAGCAAAAGAATTAGGGGATATAGAAGGTGCTAGAAAATATCTTTTCTTTAGAAGAATTCAAACAGAAGCAAAAGATTATGTACTTGGTGTATTAAATAGAATTTTTCTTGATTTAGATAGATGGATAGACATTAAAAAATGAGTGAAATGAGTTTTAAGCAAGCAAAAGAGATAGTTGAAAAACTAGAATTCTCTGAACTTGCATTAAGAAAATCTTTTAAAGATATAAACACTTCATCTAAAGTGCTTAATGAGACAACAAAAGAGCTTGAAAAGTCTTTAGAAAAACAAAAACTAGTATTAACACAATTGCCAACAATGAATAAAAAAATAAATGTTTTAAGGTCATTAATTATGATAAATATAGGATTTATTTTAGGATTATTTGTTGGAAAATATTTATTATGATTTAGGATTATTTATATGAGCAAACAAGAAAAAATTGTATCAATGTTTAATGATATTGCTGGAACTTATGATATTACAAATAGAGTTCTTAGTATGGGAATTGATAAAACTTGGAGAAATAAAGCTTGTAGATTAGCTTTTGATTTTTATGGAAAAAATGAAATAGAAAAAATTGTTGATGTTGCTTGTGGAACAGGTGATATGATAGATTATTGGATAAAAATAGCAAAAGATAATAGAATTAAACTTGATAATATTGTTGGTGTTGATCCAAGTGTTGGGATGATGGATGTTGCAAAGAAAAAACTTCCAGAAGTGCAGTTTATTGAAGCTGGTGCTGCTTCTATGCCTTTAGAAGATTCAATTGCAGATATTATTTCTATTTCTTATGGGATTAGAAATGTTGTTCAAAGACAAGAGGCTTTTTTTGAATTTGCTAGAGTTTTAAAGCAAAATGGATTAGTGGTAATTTGTGAATTTACAAAAAATGAAAAGAAAAATCCAATAGATTATATAACTGATTTTTATATAAATAAAATTTTACCTACAATTGGTGGATTAATCTCTAAAAATAAAGAGGCTTACACATATCTTCCAAATTCAATTGATGAGTTTTTAACAACTGAAAATTTATGTAAAGAGCTAAAAATTGCAGGTTTAGAACCAATTTATGCAAAAGCTTTTTCTATGAATATTTCAACTTTAATCATAGCTAGAAAAATATAACTCAAAGAGGATTATTATATCCTCCTTGTAAAAAAAGAAGGAAAAATGAACGCACCTCTTAGTGTAACTGCTTTAAATACTCAAATAAAATCCCTTTTAGAAACCACTTTTTTAGATGTATATGTTGAAGGGGAAGTTTCAAATTTAACTTATCATAACTCTGGACATATATATTTTTCTATAAAAGATGAAAATTCAACCATTTCATGTGTTATGTTTAAAGGTAATACAAAATATTTAAAGTTTCAATTGGAAGTAGGATTAAAAATCTTAATTAGAGGAAATATTACTGCATATACTCCAAGGGGAAGCTATCAGTTATTATGCACAAGAATAGATCCTTCTGGACAAGGGGCTTTAGCTTTGGCTTTTGAGCAATTAAGAAATAAGCTTCAAGCTTTAGGATATTTTAATCCTGAAAATAAAAAATCTCTTCCAAAATATCCTAAAAAAATAGCTATTGTAACCTCTCCCACAGGTGCAGCAATTGAGGATATGAAAAAAGTAGCAACAAATAGATGGCCATTGGTTGAATTTATTTTAGTTCCTAGTTTAGTTCAAGGAGTTGAAGCAAAGTTTGATATTGCCACATCAATAAAATATGCAGATAGTTTAAATTGTGATATTATGATTGTTGGACGAGGTGGGGGAAGTATAGAAGATTTATGGGCTTTTAATGAAGAAATAGTTGCAATGGCAATATATGAAGCAAAAACTCCTGTTATTTCAGCTGTTGGTCATGAAGTTGATTTTTTAATTAGTGATTTTATTGCTGATGTAAGAGCTGCTACTCCTTCAAATGCAATTGAAATAGCCCTTCCTGATATAAATGAACATAGAATTTATATGGATAATTTGGAATATGAATTTAATAATAAGTTTAAAAATATTTTATATTCAAAAGAACAAAATATAATATATTTAAAAAGAATGTATGAACAAAATTCTCTTGAAACAAGATTTAATCTTATTGCTTCTGAGATAAAAATGTTAAATTTAAGTTTTGATAATAGTTTTAAAAATATTATAAGTTCTTATCAAAATAGTTTAAATTTATTAAAAAATTCATATGATTTAAGTAATCCTAAAAATAAAGAAAAAAAAGGTTTTGTTCAACTAAGTAAGGATGAAAAAATAATAGATTTGGATGAAGTAAAAGTAAATGATATTGTATCTTTACAAACACCAAATTATATAGCTTTTGCTAAAATTGAAAATATTAAAAAACAATAAAGTATTAAGTTTATAATAGATAAAATAAATAAAACTTGAAAGAAGGTTCGGTATGTTCGGTTCTGTTTCTAAAAAAGAATTAGAAATTATTGATAAATATTTTGAGCAATTCGTAAAATTTGTACAATATAAACAAA
This genomic window contains:
- a CDS encoding 3-methyladenine DNA glycosylase gives rise to the protein MQSLTNSYELLVFLKEQNLLENSPKFWWPSSDDFEILVGAILTQNTKWINVEKSLQNLKKLELLSLETLANADINLLINAIAPSGFKNQKASRLKLLCKNIIKTFETFETFQKSVTSSWLLKQKGIGLETKDAILCYCCHQEYMVVDKYTAKLLLRFGYEFDTYEDIQTWLVYGINENYDKIVKLYGYEISLNEIYCKFHGKIVEFMKRNPKD
- the ubiE gene encoding bifunctional demethylmenaquinone methyltransferase/2-methoxy-6-polyprenyl-1,4-benzoquinol methylase UbiE yields the protein MSKQEKIVSMFNDIAGTYDITNRVLSMGIDKTWRNKACRLAFDFYGKNEIEKIVDVACGTGDMIDYWIKIAKDNRIKLDNIVGVDPSVGMMDVAKKKLPEVQFIEAGAASMPLEDSIADIISISYGIRNVVQRQEAFFEFARVLKQNGLVVICEFTKNEKKNPIDYITDFYINKILPTIGGLISKNKEAYTYLPNSIDEFLTTENLCKELKIAGLEPIYAKAFSMNISTLIIARKI
- a CDS encoding BCCT family transporter encodes the protein MEKKLNKNVFFISSGLILALALFASIFPSNANDFFQKLQNIIVENGSWFYVLTVAIILITVAYLAFSKYGDIKLGPDHSTADYSYLSWFAMLFSAGMGIGLMFFGVAEPVMHFLNPPVGDGKTVEAAREAMKITFFHWGLHAWAIYAIVAIILAFFSYRHNLPLTLRSALYPIIGDKIYGPIGHTVDIFAVIGTLFGVATSLGYGVLQVNTGLNYLWDIPVNTTSQVVLIIGITALATISVTTGLDKGIKKLSELNILLAVILLVFILLVGPTIFLLKAYVQNIGAYASNLLNSTFNLYAYEKTDWIGGWTILYWAWWISWSPFVGLFIARISRGRTIREFTLGVLLVPTGFTLMWMTFFGNSAINLILNEGITALGSTVSNDVTIALFAFLENFSFSGITSFFATIMVIIFFVTSADSGSMVIDMLCSNGNNNTPIWQRVYWAVGEGVIASILIIAGGLAALQTMTIASALPFSIILLVATYGLIKALRVDIAKKESLQYNVTPFTPSQTKDNWDTRLSNIIKYPSKTNVKKFIQTIAKPAFIDIETQLRKHDLDATIKEDDKNEKITLIVNIGEEGNFGENKNFIYEVRLVERTKPNFAQDEKENSLKQEEELYYCAEVHLIEGGQDYDIMGWSKEGVRNDIVDHYQKHMHFIHLLS
- a CDS encoding TIGR00282 family metallophosphoesterase, which gives rise to MRIAFIGDIVGRPGRKIIKENLQKIKNEFSIDFIIANAENASHGFGLTIKNCDELLKCGVNIITGGNHSFDKRADMMTLLETKPVLRPDNYPKGLIGSGVRVAEVNGEKLAVINLMGQFAMPTVENPFNWATQLIDSLHNEGIKNIFIDFHAEATSEKRVLFMMLKNKVSAICGTHTHVGTDDLQISDNTAYLTDIGLTGCRDNVIGMDKKIPILKATTGLGGHFEIPSTCKTILQIMVVDIQEGKAINAFKIKKLCNKQELILTNAIID
- a CDS encoding P-loop NTPase family protein; the encoded protein is MIIIPQTKGGVGKSTVAMQVIAPYLYKKHGKKITYIEIDDENNDSKSFTRTEIVDKRMLGTNKLTELDELILMDDNHEIIVDVGGNKTSSLVLEEIKKVGSFGNVKWIIPLGDGELDGKNAIATMKKIKKIESNPEENMIFALNRAVSMEPDYIEEQYINFFGHKYLDSNSVLCDFVKNPKYFPVKNDKIITMSRYLGSTVWEMAYNNTDFAAKAIKAKELGDIEGARKYLFFRRIQTEAKDYVLGVLNRIFLDLDRWIDIKK
- the xseA gene encoding exodeoxyribonuclease VII large subunit, which codes for MNAPLSVTALNTQIKSLLETTFLDVYVEGEVSNLTYHNSGHIYFSIKDENSTISCVMFKGNTKYLKFQLEVGLKILIRGNITAYTPRGSYQLLCTRIDPSGQGALALAFEQLRNKLQALGYFNPENKKSLPKYPKKIAIVTSPTGAAIEDMKKVATNRWPLVEFILVPSLVQGVEAKFDIATSIKYADSLNCDIMIVGRGGGSIEDLWAFNEEIVAMAIYEAKTPVISAVGHEVDFLISDFIADVRAATPSNAIEIALPDINEHRIYMDNLEYEFNNKFKNILYSKEQNIIYLKRMYEQNSLETRFNLIASEIKMLNLSFDNSFKNIISSYQNSLNLLKNSYDLSNPKNKEKKGFVQLSKDEKIIDLDEVKVNDIVSLQTPNYIAFAKIENIKKQ